One stretch of Alcaligenes faecalis DNA includes these proteins:
- the purL gene encoding phosphoribosylformylglycinamidine synthase, translated as MSQILYFPGSSVLSAFRRERLLERVEQRQLPVADILALHEYYVWTEESGLDASARQHLSDLLDDGLPALDPQPPKGALVLRVIPRLGTVSPWASKATDIAHNCGLQAVRRIERGVRYIITPKRGLLGAKELDQAQLEQLAALLHDRMTETVVGLEFDGQELFTQLEGKPIQTVDVLGGGVATLKQANEEMGLALSEDEIEYLMEAFTRLGRNPHDVELMMFAQANSEHCRHKIFNAQWVIDGQNQGKTLFGMIRETHAAQPENTVVAYADNAAIMTGGPATLFHAGINDQANEPVYQRHEALVHTLMKVETHNHPTAIAPFPGASTGAGGEIRDEGATGRGSKPKAGLTGFTVSNLCFPEQMEPWEKDSHGIPDRIASPLDIMIEGPIGGAAFNNEFGRPNLLGYFRTFEQTAGDQRWGYHKPIMIAGGLGSIDDRLTHKDPLPVGALLIQLGGPGMRIGMGGGAASSMGVGANRAELDFDSVQRGNPEMERRAQEVIDRCWQQGENNPIIAIHDVGAGGLSNAFPELVNDAERGAIFELTRVPLEESGLSPAEIWSNESQERYVLAILPKDLPRFERIAQRERCPFAVVGVATEERQLRVTFGEGLPGVDEVHNPKSIEERPVDVPMDVILGKAPRMERDVKRLDGVAEQLDLTVIPLTEAMHRVLRHPTVANKTFLISIGDRSVGGLCSRDQMVGPWQVPVADCAVTLADFEGVRGEAMSMGERSPSAMIDAAASGRMAVAEALTNLVASDVRDLKDVKLSANWMAACGVDGQDAALFDTVQAVSQWCQSLGLSIPVGKDSLSMRTSWEQDGESRQVISPVSLVVTAFAQVADVRRTLTPQLQTNVGDTALVLIDLGQGKQRMGASVLAHAFNQVGQSVPDMQDAEAMLAFVKVIRQLADQDLILAYHDRSDGGLAATVAEMAFAGHTGVSVNLDMLTIDPHAADWGDFKIRAEQVSVQRDEITLRALFNEEAGAVIQVPLAQRDQVMQTLREAGLSAHSHVIGSLNKTDQVEFYRDGACIYQAPRVELAQQWSEVSRRIMERRDNPACAQAEFDRWEDVQDPGITPRVMFNPQEDIAAPFIATGKRPRVAILREQGCNSQVEMAWAFDTAGFEAVDVHMTDLLSGRASLEGMQGMVAVGGFSYGDVLGAGEGWAKTIRFNNQLSDQFAAFFGRSDTFGLGICNGCQMMAALAPMIPGAEFWPRFTRNQSEKYEARFSSVEIAASPSLFFKGMEGTRLPVAVAHGEGFANFQRQGDASKVAAAVHFVDHRGQRTEQYPLNPNGSPYGLTGVTTADGRFTIMMPHPERVTRNVMMSWTPEQWGAADQGADQMANGGFTPWMRMFRNARVWIA; from the coding sequence GTGAGCCAAATCCTGTACTTCCCCGGTTCGTCCGTGCTCTCCGCATTTCGTCGTGAGCGTTTGCTAGAGCGTGTCGAGCAGCGTCAACTGCCTGTTGCCGACATTCTTGCCTTGCACGAATACTATGTCTGGACTGAAGAGTCCGGCCTGGATGCCAGTGCGCGTCAGCACCTCAGCGATCTGCTGGACGATGGTCTGCCTGCGCTGGACCCTCAGCCGCCCAAAGGCGCCTTGGTTCTGCGAGTCATCCCTCGTTTGGGTACCGTGTCGCCCTGGGCTAGTAAAGCGACTGACATCGCCCATAACTGTGGTTTGCAAGCGGTACGCCGTATCGAGCGTGGCGTGCGCTACATCATTACCCCCAAGCGTGGCTTGCTGGGTGCCAAGGAACTGGATCAGGCTCAGCTGGAGCAACTGGCTGCCTTGCTGCACGACCGGATGACCGAAACCGTGGTCGGTCTGGAGTTTGACGGTCAGGAGCTGTTCACTCAACTGGAAGGCAAGCCTATCCAGACCGTGGATGTTCTGGGCGGTGGCGTGGCAACCTTGAAGCAGGCCAACGAGGAAATGGGCCTGGCGCTGTCCGAGGATGAAATTGAATACCTGATGGAGGCGTTCACACGTCTGGGTCGTAACCCGCACGATGTGGAGCTGATGATGTTCGCGCAAGCCAATAGCGAACACTGCCGTCACAAGATTTTTAACGCACAGTGGGTAATTGACGGCCAAAACCAGGGCAAGACCTTGTTTGGCATGATTCGCGAAACCCACGCGGCTCAACCAGAAAATACCGTGGTGGCCTATGCGGATAACGCGGCCATCATGACGGGCGGCCCAGCCACTCTGTTCCACGCTGGTATCAACGATCAGGCCAACGAGCCTGTGTATCAGCGCCACGAAGCGCTGGTTCACACCTTGATGAAAGTGGAAACCCACAATCACCCCACTGCGATTGCGCCATTCCCCGGCGCATCGACAGGTGCCGGTGGCGAGATTCGTGACGAGGGCGCAACAGGCCGTGGTTCCAAGCCCAAAGCGGGTTTGACCGGCTTTACCGTGTCCAATCTGTGCTTCCCTGAACAAATGGAGCCTTGGGAAAAAGACTCCCACGGTATTCCTGACCGTATCGCCAGCCCGCTGGACATCATGATTGAAGGCCCGATTGGTGGTGCCGCCTTCAATAACGAATTTGGTCGTCCCAACCTGCTGGGTTACTTCCGTACCTTTGAACAAACGGCTGGCGATCAGCGTTGGGGCTACCACAAGCCCATCATGATTGCCGGTGGTCTGGGCTCGATTGATGATCGCCTGACTCACAAAGATCCTCTGCCAGTGGGCGCCTTGCTGATTCAGCTGGGTGGTCCCGGTATGCGTATTGGTATGGGTGGTGGTGCCGCTTCCAGTATGGGTGTGGGTGCCAACCGTGCCGAACTGGATTTTGACTCCGTGCAGCGTGGTAACCCGGAAATGGAACGCCGTGCCCAGGAAGTGATCGACCGCTGCTGGCAGCAGGGCGAGAACAACCCCATTATTGCCATCCACGACGTGGGGGCGGGTGGTCTGTCCAACGCGTTCCCGGAACTGGTGAACGATGCCGAGCGTGGCGCGATTTTTGAACTGACTCGCGTTCCTCTGGAAGAGTCCGGTCTGTCGCCTGCTGAAATCTGGTCCAACGAATCCCAGGAGCGTTACGTCCTGGCCATTCTGCCCAAGGACTTGCCGCGTTTCGAGCGTATTGCTCAGCGCGAACGTTGCCCCTTTGCCGTCGTGGGTGTGGCTACCGAAGAGCGTCAATTGCGCGTGACTTTCGGTGAAGGTCTGCCCGGTGTGGACGAAGTGCACAACCCCAAGAGCATCGAGGAGCGTCCTGTTGACGTGCCTATGGATGTGATTCTGGGTAAAGCCCCACGCATGGAACGCGACGTCAAGCGTCTGGACGGCGTGGCCGAACAGCTGGACCTGACCGTTATTCCTTTGACCGAAGCCATGCACCGGGTGCTGCGTCACCCCACCGTGGCCAACAAGACTTTCCTGATCAGCATTGGTGACCGTAGCGTGGGTGGCCTGTGCAGTCGCGATCAGATGGTTGGCCCATGGCAAGTGCCTGTGGCCGACTGCGCCGTGACCCTGGCTGACTTTGAAGGCGTGCGTGGTGAAGCCATGTCCATGGGCGAGCGTAGCCCCAGCGCCATGATTGACGCTGCAGCCTCCGGCCGCATGGCTGTGGCTGAAGCCCTGACCAACCTGGTCGCCAGCGATGTACGTGACCTGAAAGACGTCAAACTGTCCGCCAACTGGATGGCCGCTTGCGGCGTAGATGGCCAGGACGCCGCCTTGTTCGACACTGTTCAGGCTGTCAGCCAGTGGTGCCAGAGCCTGGGTCTGTCCATTCCTGTGGGCAAGGACTCCCTGTCCATGCGCACCAGCTGGGAGCAGGACGGTGAATCCCGTCAGGTGATTTCACCTGTTTCCCTGGTTGTGACCGCTTTTGCTCAAGTGGCTGATGTGCGTCGCACACTGACCCCTCAGCTGCAAACCAATGTGGGCGATACCGCTCTGGTCCTGATCGATCTGGGGCAAGGCAAGCAGCGCATGGGTGCGTCCGTATTGGCTCATGCTTTCAATCAGGTTGGCCAGTCCGTACCCGATATGCAGGACGCCGAAGCCATGCTGGCTTTTGTGAAGGTGATTCGCCAATTGGCTGACCAGGATCTGATCCTGGCCTACCACGACCGTTCCGACGGTGGTCTGGCCGCGACCGTGGCCGAAATGGCCTTTGCCGGTCACACGGGCGTGTCCGTGAATCTGGATATGTTGACCATTGATCCGCATGCAGCGGATTGGGGCGACTTCAAGATTCGCGCCGAACAAGTGTCTGTGCAACGTGACGAAATCACCTTGCGTGCCTTGTTCAATGAAGAGGCCGGTGCTGTTATCCAGGTGCCGTTGGCTCAGCGTGACCAGGTCATGCAAACCCTGCGTGAAGCAGGCTTGTCGGCCCACTCTCACGTGATTGGTAGCCTGAACAAGACCGATCAGGTCGAGTTCTACCGCGATGGTGCTTGCATTTATCAAGCCCCACGTGTGGAACTGGCACAACAGTGGAGTGAAGTTAGCCGCCGCATCATGGAGCGTCGCGATAACCCCGCTTGCGCACAGGCTGAATTCGACCGCTGGGAAGATGTACAAGACCCCGGTATCACGCCGCGCGTCATGTTCAACCCGCAGGAAGACATTGCTGCTCCTTTCATCGCTACCGGTAAGCGCCCACGCGTTGCCATCTTGCGCGAACAGGGTTGCAACAGTCAGGTCGAAATGGCCTGGGCTTTTGATACCGCTGGTTTCGAGGCAGTCGACGTACACATGACCGACTTGCTGTCGGGCCGCGCATCGCTGGAAGGCATGCAGGGCATGGTGGCCGTGGGTGGTTTCAGCTACGGCGACGTTCTGGGCGCGGGTGAAGGCTGGGCCAAGACCATTCGTTTCAACAATCAGTTGTCCGATCAGTTTGCTGCCTTCTTCGGCCGCAGCGACACCTTCGGTCTGGGTATTTGTAATGGTTGCCAGATGATGGCGGCCCTGGCTCCCATGATTCCGGGTGCGGAATTCTGGCCACGCTTTACCCGTAACCAGTCGGAAAAATACGAGGCTCGTTTCTCCAGTGTGGAAATCGCCGCTTCGCCATCCTTGTTCTTCAAGGGCATGGAAGGGACACGCTTGCCAGTAGCCGTGGCTCACGGTGAAGGCTTTGCCAACTTCCAGCGTCAGGGCGATGCATCCAAGGTAGCCGCTGCGGTTCATTTTGTGGATCACCGCGGTCAGCGCACCGAACAATACCCGCTGAACCCCAACGGCAGCCCTTACGGTTTGACCGGTGTCACCACGGCAGATGGCCGCTTCACCATCATGATGCCTCACCCGGAACGTGTGACGCGCAACGTCATGATGTCCTGGACGCCAGAGCAGTGGGGCGCCGCCGATCAGGGGGCTGATCAGATGGCAAATGGTGGATTTACTCCCTGGATGCGGATGTTTCGCAACGCTCGGGTCTGGATTGCGTAA